Proteins from a genomic interval of Oceanicoccus sp. KOV_DT_Chl:
- a CDS encoding VCBS repeat-containing protein has protein sequence MVEEGIFPFTAAILPQGFLNAREAGRLSVINLDAPSKTEYVIHQSQQTGKFTRPMDPNNSPRWYHEVRYYDVDNDGYKDIITARSGFRVGKGFHPPFGELVWFKNPGPDLNPATPWQETILYGGPAAQFKGPDVHIDMADLDNDGSPELITTNFFAEKISVFGAPDGSTWSKVNALTGTLPRMAVISDNQGQPFDIEVGDVNNDGRVDILASNHQPDNCTAKTQSNIPGRVYVLELPGDGNIYQPWPVHIIKDNIRPQPSTYPLSAPGRLAPGPAHQFHAMKSMQGSTKPSILVGGDEAGKAWVLRAKKPDDPNNWEYYSDVVFDINDHYGERTSQRFLSDPAGITISTVGSPTIGYSSDDSSAYAEIYLPVFEAQQIHVLSFEPQGNKQPVTCGSEQIYACPVIDAVIDATP, from the coding sequence TTGGTTGAAGAAGGTATTTTTCCATTTACTGCGGCAATACTGCCACAAGGTTTTTTAAATGCGCGGGAGGCGGGACGACTGTCAGTAATCAATCTTGATGCCCCCTCTAAAACTGAATATGTCATTCATCAAAGCCAACAAACCGGAAAATTTACCCGCCCCATGGATCCCAACAATAGTCCCCGTTGGTATCACGAAGTACGTTATTACGATGTAGACAACGACGGCTACAAAGACATTATCACTGCGCGTTCGGGTTTTCGTGTCGGTAAAGGTTTCCATCCTCCCTTTGGCGAATTAGTCTGGTTTAAAAACCCGGGCCCAGATTTAAATCCTGCAACACCTTGGCAAGAAACCATTTTATACGGTGGTCCCGCTGCTCAATTTAAGGGGCCCGATGTTCATATCGATATGGCTGATCTCGACAATGATGGTAGCCCGGAGCTCATTACCACCAATTTCTTCGCAGAAAAAATCAGTGTGTTTGGCGCACCGGATGGCAGTACCTGGTCAAAGGTAAACGCCCTTACGGGAACATTACCCAGGATGGCGGTGATTAGTGACAATCAAGGACAACCTTTCGACATCGAAGTGGGCGATGTCAACAACGATGGCCGTGTGGATATACTCGCCAGTAATCATCAACCCGATAACTGCACAGCAAAAACCCAGAGCAATATTCCAGGGCGGGTATATGTATTAGAGCTTCCCGGGGATGGCAATATCTATCAACCATGGCCGGTGCATATTATTAAAGACAATATTCGCCCACAGCCATCAACCTACCCTTTGTCAGCACCAGGGCGATTAGCACCTGGACCAGCACATCAGTTTCATGCCATGAAATCGATGCAAGGCAGCACCAAACCCAGCATTTTGGTTGGCGGCGACGAAGCGGGAAAGGCCTGGGTATTGCGTGCGAAGAAACCTGACGATCCCAATAACTGGGAATACTATTCAGATGTGGTATTTGATATCAATGATCATTATGGTGAAAGAACTAGCCAACGTTTTCTCAGCGACCCGGCAGGTATCACCATCTCCACGGTTGGTTCACCCACCATAGGGTATAGCAGTGATGATTCTTCAGCCTATGCTGAAATTTACTTGCCGGTATTCGAAGCACAGCAAATACATGTCCTCAGCTTTGAACCTCAAGGCAATAAGCAACCAGTAACCTGTGGCAGTGAACAAATCTATGCCTGTCCTGTAATAGACGCTGTAATAGACGCAACACCTTGA
- a CDS encoding 4a-hydroxytetrahydrobiopterin dehydratase, translated as MTQIAIIAEKLNHHPEWANVYRTVDIYLTTHDAGGVSDKDFELLAAIEKLIGQN; from the coding sequence ATGACTCAAATTGCAATCATCGCTGAAAAACTAAATCACCACCCTGAATGGGCCAATGTCTACCGCACCGTGGATATTTATCTGACTACCCATGATGCTGGTGGCGTTAGTGACAAAGATTTTGAATTGCTGGCAGCAATAGAAAAACTCATCGGTCAAAACTAA
- a CDS encoding TusE/DsrC/DsvC family sulfur relay protein, producing MNLSIDGRTITLDKEGFLKNLHDWDEDIADQLASNESIELSADHWEIIHLLRHFYQQFEISPAMRPLVKYITQHLGKDKGRSIYLLQLFPGSPAKIAAKIAGLPKPDNCL from the coding sequence GTGAACCTCTCAATTGATGGGCGCACTATCACTCTGGATAAAGAAGGATTTTTAAAAAACCTGCACGATTGGGATGAAGACATTGCTGACCAACTAGCCAGCAACGAGTCGATAGAATTAAGTGCTGACCACTGGGAAATCATTCATTTATTGCGACACTTTTATCAACAGTTTGAAATATCGCCAGCCATGCGCCCGCTGGTAAAATATATCACCCAACATTTAGGAAAAGACAAAGGCCGCAGCATTTATTTGTTGCAATTGTTTCCTGGCAGCCCTGCTAAAATTGCTGCCAAAATTGCCGGCCTACCCAAGCCGGATAACTGTTTATAA
- a CDS encoding glutathione S-transferase family protein, translating to MVTIYHLGVSQSDRVVWLMEELNAPYTIEWYDRGSDGLAPAEYRALHPAGTAPIIKDGDVVLAESAAIVEYLSQRYGNGQLSVAPDQANYPDYLYWMQFSNNALTLFFIHLTVGVFPVEQQAAANVDFLTRREEAYYQHLNQRLGEVDFLAGDTLTCADILAVFNLTTLPLAGARKVDDLPNVVAYLERIQQRPAYSKAMSIAGPGAQKPL from the coding sequence ATGGTTACTATTTATCACCTTGGGGTTTCACAATCAGACCGTGTGGTATGGCTGATGGAAGAGCTAAACGCACCCTATACCATTGAGTGGTATGACCGCGGCAGTGATGGTTTGGCCCCGGCTGAATATCGCGCGCTGCACCCGGCTGGTACCGCTCCGATTATTAAGGATGGTGATGTGGTGCTGGCAGAGTCGGCGGCCATCGTTGAATATCTGAGTCAGCGTTATGGTAATGGGCAATTAAGTGTAGCACCGGACCAAGCTAACTATCCCGACTATTTGTACTGGATGCAATTTAGTAATAATGCGCTCACCCTGTTTTTTATTCACTTGACGGTAGGTGTTTTCCCCGTCGAGCAGCAAGCAGCCGCTAATGTCGATTTTTTAACCCGCCGTGAGGAAGCTTACTATCAGCATTTGAACCAGCGTCTTGGAGAGGTCGATTTTTTGGCGGGCGATACATTAACCTGTGCGGATATTTTAGCGGTGTTCAATTTAACTACGTTGCCATTGGCCGGGGCGCGAAAGGTAGATGACCTGCCCAACGTCGTTGCTTATTTAGAACGTATCCAGCAACGGCCTGCCTATAGTAAAGCAATGTCGATTGCCGGGCCGGGGGCCCAAAAGCCGCTTTGA
- a CDS encoding 7TM diverse intracellular signaling domain-containing protein: MRTLNYLCTLLGLLLALECAAKDIVINPELGKLVLDEQLSYLHDQQQTLDLSQLVGSDSESLNWQAGTQRAGALIMAPGLYWFKGQLRNDSEQTIDLVLQTEYPSIKVADLYLIKDNEIETLYANAGLDDAFTNRPIPHRTLINPISLTPHSSITLIWRIDSEPLFQFKATIWQPQLFIDRDQHRQLFYGLLYGCLIVMTLYNLFLFFACRQRSYFYYVLYVSSATYLIAADQGHAYQYLVTDSNWEKLAIYAFMYIVNFNMFAQFSIHFLNLKKYAPRLLLGIRSLAILSSLIAFGVLTTGYLPLIFIGLASMSLLFAAALAAGIIVRRAGVISAGHFIIAMMIQVFTLIASNMTTLGILSISGYQKVYPLLVLR, encoded by the coding sequence ATGCGAACTCTTAACTATCTATGCACCCTACTTGGGTTACTACTTGCCCTGGAATGTGCTGCGAAGGATATTGTTATTAACCCGGAGCTGGGCAAATTAGTTCTGGATGAGCAGCTGAGCTACTTGCATGATCAGCAACAGACGCTGGATCTCAGCCAACTGGTAGGTAGTGATAGCGAATCACTGAACTGGCAAGCAGGTACCCAGCGCGCTGGCGCATTGATCATGGCGCCGGGGCTCTATTGGTTTAAGGGTCAATTGCGCAACGATAGTGAGCAAACTATTGATTTGGTTCTGCAGACGGAATACCCGTCAATCAAGGTGGCTGACCTATACCTTATTAAGGATAATGAGATTGAAACCCTCTACGCCAACGCTGGCCTGGATGATGCTTTTACTAATCGCCCCATTCCGCACCGAACTTTAATCAACCCGATTAGCCTCACTCCGCATAGCAGCATCACATTGATATGGCGTATCGACAGTGAACCCTTATTTCAATTTAAAGCGACGATTTGGCAGCCACAGCTATTTATCGATCGAGACCAACACCGACAACTATTTTACGGGCTGCTCTATGGCTGCCTGATTGTGATGACGCTATACAATCTATTTCTGTTCTTCGCCTGCCGACAGCGAAGTTACTTTTATTATGTACTTTACGTTAGCAGCGCAACCTACTTGATCGCTGCCGATCAGGGGCATGCCTATCAATACCTCGTCACCGACTCAAACTGGGAGAAATTGGCGATCTACGCGTTTATGTACATCGTCAATTTCAATATGTTCGCTCAATTCTCTATTCATTTTCTGAATTTAAAAAAATATGCACCACGACTACTACTTGGGATTCGCAGCCTGGCGATCCTATCGTCATTGATAGCATTTGGCGTCCTCACTACCGGTTACCTGCCATTGATATTTATTGGGCTGGCAAGCATGAGCTTATTATTTGCCGCAGCGTTAGCAGCCGGCATTATCGTACGCCGCGCTGGAGTAATTTCAGCAGGCCACTTTATTATTGCGATGATGATTCAGGTCTTTACCTTGATCGCCAGCAATATGACCACTTTGGGGATTTTATCCATTAGTGGATATCAGAAAGTCTACCCGCTATTGGTACTACGTTGA
- a CDS encoding UbiD family decarboxylase, whose amino-acid sequence MRDELSKQLEELVSRRRFLAASGVAAASMSLAAMPNSAHAMSGKPRTTGSNNQAPFESLRDYLAAMEDHGLLVRFDKIDQDAYEGTAIMYYLADTFGAYGAPVVLFENVKQDGRWIKGPIIANNQSHYHQEALMWGLEIDPIVPENSYRAGLKYMMSMLEANGGDYPQIPPVQVAREQAPCKEITLTGDEIDITNFAFIQGNPGDAGRYINTASCFTYDPEWQQNFGTYRCQIISARKIILNSEPNQTANRMILRAIKRGETMMPVAFVLGQDPVTWMVSGSRVPLTFKKPIDELAYVGGMRGKALEVVKCDDSSLIVPAHSELVIEGVIDLINTEPEGPYHETYGYLGDRNEARFAVRINKITHRKNPILMNSFTSIGGGFVKAPMDAYNVSSWQKKYPQITGIFYHDDTKGVYFVSIKKDKPGLGKEIANAISKRSFIAKVVVVVDDDLDIMNQAEMWLALGSRWQPAAASDITESAKASFFEPSAVDGRTSKIAIDATIQWPEEGGPKDFPALNRNLFEAKAPDAVKKAVIKWADKIQRKPF is encoded by the coding sequence ATGCGTGATGAATTAAGTAAACAGCTTGAAGAGCTGGTGTCCAGGCGACGTTTTTTGGCTGCAAGCGGTGTTGCCGCAGCCTCAATGAGCTTGGCAGCAATGCCAAACTCAGCCCATGCAATGTCTGGTAAACCCCGGACTACAGGTTCGAATAATCAAGCGCCCTTTGAGAGCTTGCGCGACTATTTAGCCGCGATGGAGGATCACGGTTTATTGGTGCGCTTTGATAAAATAGATCAGGATGCTTACGAAGGTACAGCCATTATGTATTACCTGGCGGATACATTTGGTGCTTATGGTGCGCCGGTAGTGTTATTCGAAAATGTTAAACAGGATGGACGTTGGATTAAAGGGCCAATCATAGCCAACAATCAAAGTCACTATCATCAGGAAGCGCTGATGTGGGGTTTAGAGATAGACCCTATTGTGCCAGAGAACTCTTATCGCGCCGGCTTGAAATATATGATGTCCATGCTTGAGGCCAATGGTGGCGATTACCCGCAGATACCGCCAGTACAGGTTGCTCGGGAACAGGCTCCCTGTAAAGAAATTACGCTTACAGGCGATGAAATAGATATTACTAATTTTGCTTTTATACAGGGCAACCCCGGTGATGCTGGCCGCTATATAAATACTGCTTCGTGTTTCACCTATGACCCAGAATGGCAGCAAAATTTTGGAACCTATCGCTGCCAAATCATCAGTGCTCGAAAAATTATTTTAAATTCTGAACCCAATCAAACGGCAAACAGAATGATTCTTCGTGCGATTAAACGCGGCGAAACAATGATGCCGGTGGCCTTCGTGTTGGGTCAGGATCCTGTAACCTGGATGGTGAGTGGCTCTCGTGTTCCTTTGACGTTTAAAAAGCCCATTGATGAGCTGGCTTATGTCGGTGGTATGCGGGGTAAAGCACTAGAGGTTGTTAAATGTGACGATAGCAGTTTGATCGTGCCAGCTCATTCAGAATTAGTGATAGAAGGGGTTATCGATTTAATCAATACCGAGCCTGAAGGTCCGTATCATGAAACCTATGGCTATCTGGGCGACCGTAATGAGGCACGTTTTGCCGTCAGGATTAATAAAATTACCCATCGAAAAAATCCTATATTGATGAATAGCTTTACTAGCATTGGCGGAGGTTTTGTTAAGGCGCCGATGGATGCATACAACGTCAGTTCCTGGCAAAAAAAGTACCCGCAAATAACCGGCATCTTTTATCACGACGATACCAAAGGCGTGTATTTCGTCAGTATCAAAAAAGACAAACCGGGGTTGGGTAAGGAAATAGCGAATGCCATTAGCAAGCGCTCTTTTATTGCCAAGGTGGTGGTAGTGGTCGATGATGATCTGGATATTATGAATCAGGCCGAGATGTGGTTGGCACTAGGGTCCCGCTGGCAGCCTGCGGCAGCGAGTGATATTACTGAGTCAGCGAAAGCCTCCTTTTTTGAGCCTAGCGCTGTTGACGGAAGAACCAGTAAAATTGCCATAGATGCTACGATCCAGTGGCCAGAAGAGGGAGGTCCCAAAGATTTTCCGGCCTTGAACCGTAACTTATTTGAAGCCAAGGCTCCTGATGCGGTAAAGAAGGCGGTGATTAAATGGGCAGATAAAATCCAGCGCAAACCATTCTAG
- a CDS encoding glycosyl transferase family protein yields the protein MSETYRKKLGQLKDNEHPFAQYVRILGKGKTGSRSLTELEAYDAMSMILQQQVEDIQLGAFLMLLRVKEESPDELTGFVRAVRDNIAAPDQIAVNLDWSSYAGKKRQLPWYLLSCFLLADQGIRIFMHGASGHTIGRLYTEQVLPELGVNTATDWQQVATQLDQQCFSFMPLDYLCPELKRIIDFRNYLGLRSPVHTLSRLINPLAADYSMQSIFHPAYADSHQQAAIKLGQTNAAVFKGEGGELERKPEASCIVKMVINGQAQEEIWPKLIEGRQAQPEQLDLRELKAVWRGKQQNDYAEQAIIGTTAIALKLLGKANTQKDCLNLARQYWQDRNPGRL from the coding sequence ATGTCAGAAACCTATCGTAAAAAACTTGGCCAACTCAAAGACAACGAGCATCCGTTTGCGCAATACGTACGCATACTTGGCAAAGGCAAAACCGGTTCGCGCTCACTCACAGAGCTGGAAGCCTATGACGCGATGAGTATGATTCTGCAACAACAAGTAGAGGATATTCAGCTCGGCGCTTTTTTAATGCTGTTGCGGGTCAAAGAAGAAAGCCCCGATGAACTTACCGGATTTGTCCGTGCAGTACGCGATAATATCGCCGCCCCAGATCAGATTGCAGTCAATCTGGATTGGTCTAGCTACGCCGGCAAAAAGCGGCAGCTGCCCTGGTACTTATTAAGCTGTTTCTTATTAGCTGATCAAGGTATTCGTATTTTTATGCATGGTGCCAGCGGCCATACCATTGGTCGACTTTACACCGAACAGGTACTACCCGAACTTGGGGTCAACACAGCAACAGACTGGCAGCAAGTTGCTACTCAGCTCGACCAACAATGCTTCAGCTTTATGCCACTGGATTACCTGTGCCCGGAGCTTAAACGCATTATCGATTTCCGGAATTATTTAGGCCTGCGTTCACCCGTACATACGCTATCGCGATTAATTAATCCATTGGCCGCTGACTACAGTATGCAAAGTATTTTCCACCCTGCCTATGCCGACAGCCACCAACAAGCCGCGATCAAGTTAGGGCAAACCAATGCTGCGGTATTTAAAGGAGAAGGCGGTGAATTAGAGCGTAAACCTGAAGCCAGCTGCATTGTTAAGATGGTAATTAACGGCCAGGCACAGGAAGAAATATGGCCGAAGCTGATTGAAGGCAGGCAAGCACAACCCGAACAACTGGATTTGCGTGAACTAAAAGCCGTCTGGCGTGGCAAGCAACAAAATGACTATGCCGAACAGGCAATTATAGGTACCACTGCGATCGCCTTAAAACTACTCGGCAAAGCCAACACGCAAAAAGACTGCCTGAATTTAGCACGGCAATACTGGCAAGACCGAAATCCTGGCCGGCTTTAA
- a CDS encoding response regulator codes for MLVFFSLALADRINQLQKENNDANLGMAKANEEKLKAKAELVKNRAERINLEQSANQARRESRSKSNFLATMSHEIRTPMNGVLGMTELMKSTHLDEQQTLYLNTIERSSQSLLAIINDLQDFAKFEAGEMSLEIASFNLETLLDDCISTFSLRALEKNLNLIADLDPDIPPVLRGDATKLRQIILNFLSNAFKFTDQGDILLSVSTTQKSSINGIELKFAVRDSGIGLTNEEQQRLFSPFQHADDSTYGRYGGSGLGLSISKQLAELMDGSIGVISEAGVGSTFWFTARLLLDKDIDKTLLRKKSAAINGKRLLLVDPNPVSADIISRLLESWNLVVIACCSVDQARRCIDQYNFDIVLAEYHLLDSNSLKISEYLQLHSPATVFIIMAANRTLARKNILADYDIKILLEKPITHALLHDALVRSLTSPQHSAEQQATLSNDQQHLRVLVVEDNQVNQLVILGLLKQLNITPDLAANGLQALAAFEQTRYDLILMDCEMPEMDGYEASHQIRAKEQQSGAKPVVIAALSAHARSDYKDRALQAGMDEYLTKPIGLNDLLDLINKQLSR; via the coding sequence ATGCTGGTTTTTTTCTCGCTAGCACTGGCTGACCGTATTAACCAACTGCAAAAAGAAAACAATGACGCCAACCTCGGTATGGCCAAAGCCAATGAAGAAAAACTAAAGGCCAAAGCCGAGCTAGTTAAAAACCGAGCTGAACGCATAAATCTTGAACAATCGGCAAATCAAGCGCGACGAGAAAGCCGCTCAAAAAGCAATTTCCTCGCCACTATGAGTCATGAAATTCGCACCCCAATGAATGGCGTGCTAGGCATGACTGAACTCATGAAATCGACCCATCTGGACGAACAACAAACACTCTACTTAAACACTATTGAGCGTTCAAGCCAGTCCCTGCTGGCCATCATTAACGACTTACAGGATTTTGCTAAATTCGAGGCCGGTGAAATGTCGCTGGAAATCGCCAGCTTTAATCTCGAAACATTGTTAGACGATTGTATCTCTACCTTTTCGCTACGAGCGTTGGAAAAAAACCTGAATCTCATTGCCGATCTGGACCCGGATATACCACCGGTACTTCGCGGCGATGCAACCAAGTTGCGACAAATCATTCTGAATTTTTTAAGTAACGCGTTTAAATTTACCGACCAGGGCGATATTTTGTTGAGTGTCAGCACCACCCAGAAGTCATCCATAAATGGTATTGAACTAAAATTTGCTGTTAGAGACAGTGGCATTGGTCTCACCAATGAAGAACAGCAACGACTGTTTAGCCCCTTTCAACATGCTGACGACAGCACCTATGGCCGTTATGGCGGCAGCGGACTCGGCTTATCAATCAGCAAGCAATTAGCTGAACTGATGGACGGCAGCATTGGCGTGATTAGCGAAGCCGGCGTCGGTTCCACCTTTTGGTTTACTGCCCGCTTATTGCTCGATAAAGACATTGATAAAACACTGCTGCGTAAAAAATCAGCAGCAATCAATGGCAAGCGGCTGCTACTGGTAGACCCCAACCCAGTCTCAGCCGACATCATCAGTCGTTTATTAGAAAGCTGGAATCTCGTGGTCATTGCTTGCTGTAGCGTGGATCAAGCTAGACGCTGCATTGATCAATACAACTTTGACATTGTCCTCGCCGAATATCATTTATTAGACAGCAACAGCTTAAAAATCAGCGAATATTTACAGCTGCACTCTCCTGCTACCGTCTTTATTATAATGGCAGCTAATCGAACATTGGCCCGCAAAAATATTTTAGCGGATTACGATATCAAAATTTTGCTGGAGAAACCGATTACCCATGCCTTACTTCATGATGCCTTAGTACGTTCACTGACCAGCCCTCAGCATAGCGCGGAACAACAAGCGACATTAAGCAATGATCAACAACACCTGCGAGTGTTAGTGGTTGAGGACAACCAAGTAAATCAGCTGGTTATCCTGGGACTGCTAAAACAGCTCAACATCACTCCTGACCTCGCCGCCAATGGCCTGCAAGCATTAGCAGCCTTTGAGCAAACACGCTATGACCTCATCCTGATGGATTGCGAAATGCCGGAGATGGATGGCTATGAAGCCAGTCATCAGATTCGCGCCAAGGAACAGCAATCCGGCGCCAAGCCGGTAGTGATTGCCGCGCTCAGTGCGCATGCCCGCAGTGATTATAAAGATCGAGCACTGCAAGCAGGGATGGATGAGTATCTGACCAAACCGATAGGGCTCAATGACTTGCTGGATTTGATTAATAAACAATTGAGTCGCTAA
- the tusB gene encoding sulfurtransferase complex subunit TusB, protein MILHTVNKSPFNHSSFEECLRVCSAGSSILLIEDGVYAAKNHTKYAALIEQHSDIRFYALVADIKARGLSDQLSDTVTVIDDVEFVTLSTQHKSVQSWY, encoded by the coding sequence ATGATTTTACACACTGTAAACAAGTCGCCCTTTAACCACTCAAGCTTCGAGGAGTGCTTGCGCGTTTGCAGTGCGGGCAGTTCTATATTGCTTATTGAAGACGGTGTTTACGCTGCCAAAAATCACACCAAGTATGCAGCACTAATCGAACAACATAGCGACATCAGATTTTATGCGCTGGTCGCAGATATAAAAGCCCGTGGCCTGTCTGATCAACTTAGCGACACCGTTACTGTTATTGACGATGTAGAATTTGTGACGCTAAGCACCCAGCACAAAAGCGTACAGAGCTGGTACTAA
- the trmA gene encoding tRNA (uridine(54)-C5)-methyltransferase TrmA, whose amino-acid sequence MPLSNVKPENYQALLASKTQRISQQFAEFNPPALDVFESPALHFRVRAEFKIWHDNDDSYYVMFNREQPKQPVRINEFPIGATRINHLMAEIITAVKSSELLRRKLFQVEFLTTLSGEALVSLIYHKPLNEDWQLLAKQLQQQLSIRIIGRSKKQRLVLDQDYVTETLTVANKQYHFQQVENSFTQPNASVNQKMLQWALQHSANLGGDLVELYCGNGNFTVVLAQNFNRVLATEISKTSVKSAHHNFTINQVDNVTVIRMSSEDFSAALNGTREFRRLKEVDLNEYQFSTVLVDPPRAGLDPATEQLISRFDNIIYISCNPDTLHHNLSTLYNTHSIEKMAIFDQFPYTDHIESGVLLKKR is encoded by the coding sequence ATGCCTTTAAGCAACGTCAAACCTGAAAACTATCAAGCACTGTTAGCCAGCAAGACACAACGTATCAGCCAGCAATTCGCTGAATTTAATCCACCAGCGCTGGACGTGTTTGAGTCACCGGCACTGCATTTTCGGGTACGTGCCGAATTTAAAATTTGGCACGATAACGATGACTCTTATTATGTTATGTTTAATCGCGAGCAACCGAAACAACCGGTGCGCATTAATGAATTCCCTATTGGTGCAACCCGAATCAACCATTTAATGGCAGAGATCATTACGGCGGTTAAATCCTCCGAGCTACTACGACGCAAACTGTTTCAGGTTGAATTTTTAACCACATTAAGCGGCGAAGCTTTAGTCAGCCTTATTTATCACAAACCGCTCAATGAAGACTGGCAGCTACTGGCCAAACAACTGCAACAACAATTATCTATCCGTATTATTGGACGCAGTAAAAAGCAGCGCCTGGTACTTGACCAGGATTACGTAACCGAAACACTCACTGTCGCCAACAAGCAATACCACTTTCAACAGGTGGAAAACAGTTTCACGCAACCCAATGCTTCTGTGAATCAGAAAATGTTGCAATGGGCGCTACAACATTCAGCCAATCTTGGTGGCGATTTAGTTGAACTTTACTGTGGTAATGGCAACTTCACAGTGGTGTTAGCACAAAACTTTAACCGCGTACTGGCTACGGAAATTTCAAAGACGTCAGTTAAATCGGCGCACCATAACTTTACGATCAATCAGGTCGACAACGTCACTGTTATTCGCATGTCGAGTGAAGACTTTTCCGCCGCTCTTAATGGCACCCGCGAATTTCGACGGTTGAAAGAGGTTGACCTGAATGAATATCAATTTTCCACTGTTTTAGTGGACCCACCACGTGCCGGCTTAGACCCTGCGACAGAGCAACTCATTAGTCGCTTTGATAATATTATTTATATTTCCTGCAACCCTGATACCCTGCACCATAATCTCAGCACTTTATATAACACCCACAGCATAGAAAAAATGGCGATCTTTGACCAATTCCCTTATACCGACCATATTGAAAGCGGCGTCTTATTAAAAAAACGATAA
- a CDS encoding PepSY domain-containing protein produces MTLKIRHSIINKTQSLLLVLSQLILINFTFANSLTEQQVIQQAERLFNGRVVTLTPNTDKNIFIIRLLTDKAKIILIEADAVSGNMQRKNFEPTLPAKPTQNK; encoded by the coding sequence ATGACTCTAAAAATACGGCATTCAATTATTAACAAAACCCAAAGCTTATTGTTAGTTTTAAGCCAGCTTATACTCATCAATTTTACGTTTGCTAATTCACTGACAGAACAACAAGTCATTCAACAAGCTGAACGATTATTCAATGGTCGTGTAGTGACTCTCACCCCAAACACAGATAAAAATATTTTTATTATTCGTTTATTAACTGATAAAGCAAAGATAATCTTGATCGAAGCAGATGCTGTTAGCGGCAACATGCAGCGAAAAAATTTCGAGCCTACCCTACCTGCAAAACCTACTCAAAATAAGTAA
- the galE gene encoding UDP-glucose 4-epimerase GalE: protein MKVLVTGGAGYIGSHTCVELLNSGHEVIVVDNLSNSHPESLARVKEITGRNVDFYQVDICDKQALTKVFAANQVEAVIHFAGLKAVGESVAKPSLYYHNNVYGTLVLTDVMAEHGVFNIVFSSSATVYGDPASVPITEDFPLSATNPYGRSKLMIEEILRDLAVADERWNPILLRYFNPVGAHRSGRIGEDPNGIPNNLMPFITQVAIGKREQLSVFGSDYATVDGTGVRDYIHVVDLALGHLKALEKLADNPGAVAYNLGTGSGYSVLQMVAAFEQASGKKIAYQLVDRRPGDVASCYADPAFAAKELNWVAARGIAEMTADSWRWQSQNPNGYSADS from the coding sequence ATGAAAGTATTGGTAACCGGCGGAGCGGGGTATATTGGCAGTCATACCTGTGTGGAGCTACTGAATAGTGGCCACGAGGTAATTGTTGTAGATAATTTATCCAATAGTCACCCGGAATCATTAGCCAGAGTTAAAGAAATTACGGGGCGAAACGTTGATTTTTATCAAGTGGATATTTGCGATAAGCAGGCCTTGACCAAGGTTTTTGCTGCAAACCAAGTGGAAGCTGTGATTCATTTTGCCGGTTTGAAGGCGGTGGGTGAGTCGGTCGCGAAGCCTTCTCTGTATTACCATAATAATGTCTATGGCACGCTGGTACTGACCGATGTGATGGCTGAGCACGGTGTGTTCAATATTGTGTTTAGTTCTTCGGCCACTGTTTACGGTGACCCAGCCTCGGTGCCGATTACAGAAGATTTTCCTTTATCAGCAACCAACCCCTATGGCCGCTCCAAATTAATGATTGAAGAAATATTACGGGATTTGGCCGTGGCAGATGAGCGCTGGAATCCGATTCTGCTGCGTTATTTTAACCCAGTCGGTGCGCACAGAAGTGGGCGTATTGGTGAAGACCCCAATGGTATCCCTAATAATTTGATGCCATTTATTACTCAGGTAGCGATCGGTAAGCGCGAGCAATTATCCGTATTCGGCAGTGATTATGCGACTGTAGACGGTACCGGGGTGCGCGATTATATTCACGTCGTTGATTTGGCTTTGGGGCATTTAAAAGCGCTGGAGAAATTAGCTGACAATCCCGGTGCGGTGGCTTATAACCTTGGTACCGGCAGTGGCTATTCAGTACTGCAGATGGTTGCTGCTTTTGAGCAGGCATCCGGAAAAAAGATTGCTTATCAATTAGTAGACCGTCGACCTGGTGATGTTGCCAGTTGTTACGCTGACCCGGCGTTTGCTGCCAAGGAATTAAATTGGGTTGCGGCTCGAGGCATTGCAGAAATGACCGCTGACAGCTGGCGCTGGCAAAGTCAAAATCCGAATGGCTATAGCGCTGACAGTTAA